The Quercus robur chromosome 3, dhQueRobu3.1, whole genome shotgun sequence DNA segment taagccgTTCTCGGCTGAAGTGGAAGGTTCGCTATTCGGCTGTCGTGAGATTGCCAACACCATGCATTGTCTCGCCATTCCCTGGTTCCCtattatttctttgatttgaCCTTCTGACGGATACTTGACTCTTTGGTGCAAGGTTGAAgacacagcccctagtgcatgaagccatggccgGGCCACGatagctgtgtagggggagtatgcatctacgacaatgaagtccacttctACCACGTCTAAatctgtttgcacaggcagcctaatcatgcccTTCGGGATGACGATTTTCCCTTCAAAGCTAACCAGGGGGGAATCGTAGGGCGATAGGTCTTcctgcttcaagttcagccccttaaacaaatcagggtacattacctcCACGGCGCTGccttgatcaactaacaccctcttcacgtcataacccCCTATTCTGAGCGTGACGACTAGGGCATCGTCgtggggttgaatagttccttgCTTGTCTTCCTCCGTGAACCCGATTACTGGCGTGGCACTCACTCTGGCTCTCTTGGATTCCCTGTCGTCTGACCCTGTTGGGAAACTGCTCACTGACATTACCCTGAAGGGGACAGAGCCTGTTCTTCCAGGTGCGGCGAGAATGACATTAATCGTGCCAATGGGTGGCCTCAACGTAGTTTGTCTGGTTTCATTGCTCGATGGTTCCTGCCATCCTTCTGGGCGATGCAGAAGATGTCTCAGCTTCCCTTCTCGGACGAGCCGATCTAAATGGTTCTTCAAGTTCCTGCAATCATCAGTGGTGTGACCTGGCTCCTGATGGTACGCGCAATACAGGTTCTGATTGCGCT contains these protein-coding regions:
- the LOC126719655 gene encoding uncharacterized protein LOC126719655; translation: MAGDPLKRNQNLYCAYHQEPGHTTDDCRNLKNHLDRLVREGKLRHLLHRPEGWQEPSSNETRQTTLRPPIGTINVILAAPGRTGSVPFRVMSVSSFPTGSDDRESKRARVSATPVIGFTEEDKQGTIQPHDDALVVTLRIGGYDVKRVLVDQGSAVEVMYPDLFKGLNLKQEDLSPYDSPLVSFEGKIVIPKGMIRLPVQTDLDVVEVDFIVVDAYSPYTAIVARPWLHALGAVSSTLHQRVKYPSEGQIKEIIGNQGMARQCMVLAISRQPNSEPSTSAENGL